In Syngnathus acus chromosome 5, fSynAcu1.2, whole genome shotgun sequence, a genomic segment contains:
- the LOC119123719 gene encoding class E basic helix-loop-helix protein 40-like → MERIPSAQPPPLAKADLADMHGMDFPMYAYKPRRGMKRGEDSKETYKLPHRLIEKKRRDRINECIAQLKDLLPEHLKLTTLGHLEKAVVLELTLKHVKTLSTLLEQQQQKILALQGGMHIEQPIVSQEKSEEMFRSGFHMCAKEILQYLAGRESDGDFAPSHVINHLHKLAADVLQSPRRSRSPLSPPPEETPTYSQHQIHKEAPASLPAKPSEGYGRVPVIQRAHAPPSGEQSGSDTDTDSGYGGELEKNECGAPQRHPDYYSQESKLMKRSAAERRGPDVKREDDEPRHKRARAESSEDEMLSGGESSASSSSSGYGSYMSVSPNHPAPRHPLCMPFYLIPPSAATYLPMLEKCWYPGAMPMLYPGMGGSATAVPSERPPQMVMSPRGGSPAPAMSQTPMDSPALLQALKQVPPLNLETKD, encoded by the exons ATGGAGCGAATCCCAAGCGCGCAACCTCCTCCTCTGGCCAAGGCTGATCTAGCAGACATGCACGG CATGGATTTCCCTATGTACGCGTATAAACCCAGGCGAGGAATGAAAAGAGGAGAGGACAGCAAG GAGACCTACAAACTGCCTCATAGACTCATTGAGAAGAAAAGACGTGATCGGATAAACGAATGCATTGCTCAGCTGAAAGATTTGTTACCGGAGCATCTAAAACTTACG ACTTTGGGCCATTTGGAGAAGGCCGTAGTTTTGGAGCTCACACTCAAGCATGTGAAGACGCTCAGCACGCTtttggagcagcagcagcagaagatcCTTGCCCTGCAGGGTGGCATGCATATCG AGCAACCTATTGTCAGCCAAGAAAAGTCAGAGGAGATGTTCCGCTCCGGTTTCCACATGTGCGCCAAGGAGATTCTTCAATATCTGGCCGGTCGTGAGAGCGACGGCGACTTTGCGCCCTCGCACGTCATCAATCACCTTCACAAGTTAGCCGCTGACGTGCTCCAAAGTCCAAGGCGATCGCGCTCACCCCTGAGCCCTCCACCCGAGGAAACGCCCACATACAGCCAGCACCAAATCCACAAGGAGGCACCTGCCAGTTTACCGGCTAAGCCCAGCGAGGGCTACGGGAGGGTGCCGGTCATCCAGCGTGCGCACGCTCCTCCCAGCGGCGAGCAGAGCGGCAGTGACACTGATACAGACAGCGGCTACGGAGGGGAGCTGGAGAAGAACGAGTGCGGCGCCCCGCAGAGGCATCCCGATTACTACAGCCAGGAGAGCAAGTTGATGAAGCGGAGCGCTGCCGAGAGGCGGGGCCCCGACGTCAAGCGGGAAGACGACGAGCCGAGGCACAAACGAGCCCGGGCGGAGTCGTCCGAGGATGAGATGCTGTCGGGCGGCGAATCGTCAGCTTCGTCCTCCTCCAGCGGTTACGGCAGCTACATGAGCGTGTCCCCCAACCATCCGGCCCCGCGGCATCCCCTCTGCATGCCCTTCTACCTCATCCCCCCTTCCGCCGCCACCTACCTGCCTATGCTGGAGAAGTGCTGGTACCCGGGCGCCATGCCCATGCTGTACCCCGGCATGGGCGGCTCCGCCACGGCCGTCCCCAGCGAGAGACCACCACAGATGGTCATGTCTCCAAGGGGAGGTTCTCCCGCTCCAGCCATGTCTCAGACCCCCATGGACTCCCCGGCTCTCCTCCAGGCACTAAAGCAGGTCCCCCCCCTCAACCTGGAAACCAAAGACTGA
- the LOC119123157 gene encoding LOW QUALITY PROTEIN: tubulin monoglycylase TTLL3-like (The sequence of the model RefSeq protein was modified relative to this genomic sequence to represent the inferred CDS: deleted 1 base in 1 codon): MAPVEVNVHCSYPSTKLEKMRTAKALVEKAVKARKVFSVQGRHPVIRAGLRARGWVERYLPNVGYDSPRCQSDKDKDEDDGSIGAKNNARGDGGEQDDLDKMHEFMSRLVRNERISFYWSSCYDTSRYRSFTRDQITNHYANTRTFTTKVGLCVNLRNLKWYDTEDPDAFFPRCYRLGAEEERDAFIDDFRRTACSSLLKHVVEMSMTTKGHRRNKEGDDKAVIGPGGRLGAKFDTEKVVNICYPHCQCRVIDTALQRCQEYLSVVAHSDIDVIVKPPPCVEENQWNCFLQNYYLVVHGGALIRSSAAFVERCQAMLVRIKEVCPQTDIDGVNNIWIIKPGAMSRGRGIVCMNRLDQILALVESDRALVKDSKWVVQKYLERPLLVNGTKFDLRQWFLVTDWNPLTVWFYKECYLRFSTQPYSTKKLDSSVHLCNNAIQKHFQPSHKRHPSVPMDNMWSSSDFEDFLEKQGRGKQWDTVVVPGMQQAVVHVLQTVQDLVEHRKATFELYGADFMLGNDLRPWLLEVNNNPTMACTSIVTARLCPAVQLDTLKVVLDRRNKPNAFTGGFQLIYKQPAVEPPKFCGVSLLVKGKHIKKPKSTKRRSRLSSTRSRLTQSSKGSEIMSKEQVKSCETEQEKKSCPEKKKKPSPRKEHQEREAVHSADLVSEQHAVGDHTEARKRSQCLSRNHGSRGTPLAQRSTRPCSVSPVCKSPIIPNLQRSFLPGNFPSLVTGPKICNFFQCRSARRPVVKKRIC; this comes from the exons ATGGCACCAGTTGAGGTTAATGTACATTGTAGCTATCCATCTACCAAGCTGGAAAAGATGAGAACAGCAAAAGCCCTCGTAGAGAAAGCAGTCAAG GCGCGGAAAGTGTTTTCAGTGCAGGGGCGCCATCCTGTGATTCGTGCCGGTTTACGGGCCAGAGGGTGGGTGGAACGTTATTTGCCCAACGTAGGCTACGATTCGCCTCGCTGCCAGAGCGATAAGGACAAGGATGAAGATGACGGCAGCATTGGAGCAAAAAATAATG CGAGAGGCGATGGCGGTGAGCAAGATGACCTTGACAAAATGCATGAGTTTATG TCTCGCCTTGTTCGAAATGAAAGGATTTCTTTCTACTGGAGCTCCTGTTACGACACCAGCCGTTATCGCTCCTTTACACGGGATCAAATAACCAACCACTATGCCAACACTCGAACCTTCACCACCAAG gTGGGCCTCTGTGTGAACCTGCGTAACCTAAAATGGTATGACACCGAAGACCCCGACGCCTTCTTTCCGAGATGTTACAGGCTTGGGGCTGAGGAAGAAAGAGATGCATTCATTG ACGACTTCAGAAGGACAGCGTGCAGCAGTCTGCTGAAGCACGTGGTGGAGATGAGCATGACGACAAAAGGGCACAGGCGAAACAAGGAGGGGGATGATAAAGCCGTCATCGGGCCAGGTGGGAGGCTGGGTGCGAAATTTGACACGGAGAAGGTGGTGAATATTTGTTATCCCCACTGTCAGTGCAGG GTGATCGATACGGCCTTGCAAAGGTGTCAGGAGTATCTGAGTGTCGTAGCGCACAGCGACATTGATGTAATTGTGAAACCTCCGCCTTGCGTGGAGGAAAATCAATGGAATTGCTTTCTACAAAACTACTACTTGGTTGTGCA TGGAGGAGCATTGATCAGAAGTAGTGCTGCTTTTGTGGAACGCTGCCAAGCCATGTTGGTCCGAATAAAGGAAGTCTGTCCTCAGACGGACATTGATGGAGTCAATAACATCTGGATTATAAAACCAGGTGCAATGTCCAGAGGAAGAG GTATTGTCTGCATGAATCGCTTAGATCAGATTTTAGCTCTGGTAGAGTCAGACAGAGCATTGGTGAAAGATAGCAAGTGGGTGGTTCAGAAGTACCTGGAACGTCCTCTCTTGGTCAACGGAACCAAGTTTGATCTGCGTCAGTGGTTTCTCGTCACTGACTGGAACCCCCTGACTGTGTGGTTCTATAAGGAGTGCTACCTGAGGTTCTCAACTCAGCCCTACTCGACAAAAAAACTTGATAG CTCAGTCCATTTGTGCAACAATGCCATCCAGAAGCACTTCCAGCCATCACATAAACGCCATCCAAGCGTCCCCATGGACAACATGTGGTCCAGCTCCGACTTTGAGGATTTTCTGGAGAAGCAGGGCCGTGGGAAACAGTGGGACACAGTGGTGGTCCCGGGTATGCAGCAGGCTGTGGTCCACGTCTTACAGACGGTGCAGGACCTGGTGGAGCACCGCAAAGCGACTTTTGAGTTATACGGTGCTGATTTCATGTTGGGGAATGATCTGAGGCCTTGGCTCCttgaagtcaacaacaatcccACCATGGCCTGCACCAGCATCGTCACAGCTCGCCTATGCCCCGCCGTGCAGTTGGACACTCTGAAGGTGGTGCTGGACAGACGGAACAAACCCAACGCCTTTACGGGAGGCTTCCAGTTGATCTACAAACAG CCTGCAGTTGAACCCCCGAAGTTTTGTGGAGTGAGCCTTCTAGTGAAAGGAAAGCACATCAAGAAACCTAAATCTACAAAGCGCAGATCAAGGCTTAGTTCTACTAGGTCTCGCTTGACCCAGTCTTCCAAGGGTAGTGAAATTATGAGTAAAGAGCAAGTGAAGTCATGCGAGACGGAACAAGAGAAGAAGTCTTGTCctgagaaaaagaagaaacctTCTCCAAGAAAAGAACATCAGGAAAGAGAAGCGGTCCACAGTGCCGATTTGGTGTCAGAACAACATGCGGTGGGGGACCACACTGAAGCCAGGAAGCGATCCCAATGTTTGAGTCGGAATCATGGCAGCAGAGGAACCCCACTTGCCCAACGCAGCACCCGCCCTTGCAGTGTTTCACCTGTATGTAAATCTCCAATTATACCAAATCTGCAGAGGTCCTTCCTTCCTGGGAACTTTCCGAGCCTTGTCACCGGCCCCAAAATATGCAACTTCTTTCAGTGCAGATCAGCTCGCCGTCCTGTGGTGAAAAAGCGAATATGCTAA